Proteins encoded within one genomic window of Alteribacter populi:
- a CDS encoding LacI family DNA-binding transcriptional regulator, with protein MIRLKDIAEHVGVSISTVSRVIKNDPTRKVNEQTKRKVWEAVKELGYTPNENARNLVTNNNKGARRTMRVGWVVNPQLVELSPYFSTLASGVSETLTELGYTPINISKEQLENETIMMKTIHESGIEGLILIDDIGDETIHYIRKYLPVIGLDFFYSNKNISLIDYDRSGAVKVLVQHLVEQGHRHIGFIGGGVGDNFEDMNNEQRFKGFQATLKDFGLPYNPEWVMNTGWIMEKSYEGMKALINNHDHSLPSAMVCASDLMAIAAMRAVIEHNLRIPEDITFVGIDNIELAKYSTPPLTTIDIPKFGLGSMAAKAIVDIISGNMATPVKILLPFNLIIRESSKVSRVCDGV; from the coding sequence GTGATTAGGTTAAAAGACATTGCAGAACACGTGGGAGTATCAATTTCAACTGTTTCAAGAGTTATAAAAAACGACCCTACCCGAAAGGTGAATGAGCAGACGAAAAGAAAAGTTTGGGAGGCAGTTAAAGAGCTAGGCTATACACCAAACGAAAATGCAAGAAATTTAGTCACTAATAATAATAAAGGTGCAAGGAGAACGATGAGAGTCGGATGGGTTGTGAATCCTCAACTTGTAGAGTTAAGCCCTTATTTTTCAACATTGGCATCTGGAGTTAGTGAAACGCTTACGGAGCTCGGGTATACACCAATCAATATTAGTAAAGAGCAGCTGGAAAACGAGACAATAATGATGAAGACAATCCACGAATCTGGTATTGAAGGGCTGATTTTGATTGATGATATTGGGGACGAGACCATACATTACATTCGTAAGTATCTTCCTGTTATTGGACTAGATTTCTTTTATTCTAATAAGAATATTTCACTTATTGACTATGATCGTTCGGGTGCAGTAAAAGTATTAGTACAGCATTTAGTTGAGCAAGGTCATCGTCATATTGGTTTTATTGGAGGAGGTGTCGGGGACAATTTCGAAGATATGAATAACGAACAACGCTTTAAAGGGTTTCAAGCGACGTTGAAAGATTTCGGCTTGCCTTATAACCCCGAGTGGGTAATGAACACAGGATGGATTATGGAAAAGAGCTATGAGGGGATGAAAGCGCTGATTAATAATCACGATCATTCATTACCTTCTGCAATGGTTTGTGCAAGTGATCTTATGGCTATTGCAGCGATGAGGGCAGTTATAGAGCATAACCTGCGTATCCCAGAAGATATCACTTTTGTTGGAATTGATAATATTGAACTAGCCAAGTATTCAACTCCACCATTAACGACAATAGACATTCCTAAATTTGGTTTAGGGTCTATGGCTGCAAAGGCGATCGTTGATATAATTTCTGGAAATATGGCGACACCTGTTAAAATTTTATTACCTTTTAATTTAATAATAAGAGAGTCTTCAAAGGTTTCGCGAGTATGTGATGGTGTATAA
- a CDS encoding bifunctional adenosylcobinamide kinase/adenosylcobinamide-phosphate guanylyltransferase yields the protein MQLIVGGAFAGKRKRVKEKHKNGSWVTAYEGDKLADWEAKWEGSSTLVIEGWEKWIAHEMKESSRSDDEIRQHFRACMKEMSQAEQNSIREVVLIMLEVGRGIVPITIDERRLRDIAGWVLQDAADVADEVFYVWHGLMRRLK from the coding sequence ATGCAACTCATTGTTGGAGGTGCCTTCGCAGGCAAGAGAAAAAGAGTAAAAGAAAAGCATAAGAATGGTAGTTGGGTCACTGCTTATGAAGGTGATAAACTAGCAGATTGGGAGGCGAAATGGGAGGGGAGCTCAACTCTCGTTATTGAAGGCTGGGAGAAGTGGATCGCTCATGAAATGAAAGAAAGTAGCCGTAGTGATGATGAAATTAGGCAGCATTTCCGAGCTTGTATGAAGGAAATGTCTCAAGCAGAACAGAACAGTATTAGAGAGGTTGTCCTTATTATGCTGGAGGTTGGAAGAGGAATTGTTCCGATAACGATCGATGAAAGAAGGCTGAGAGACATTGCCGGCTGGGTTTTGCAAGATGCTGCTGATGTGGCAGATGAAGTTTTTTATGTGTGGCATGGGCTTATGAGGCGGTTGAAGTGA
- a CDS encoding histidine phosphatase family protein, giving the protein MGACDHMDLLLVRHGVTAWNQEKRYLGHTDLSILESEIVHLAVLKKEFVNETFDHIYTSDLVRCQETLAYLDLSSSVTVDRRLREMNFGDWEGKTYDDLKENRDYRDWIDNWQNHSTPNGESGKAFKTRIDSFTQDLFLGLKANHRLMSEKILIMTHGGVIRYLISRLSRDHHFWDVSIKHSHAVRLSLSWQEGEWVCNSLLEVPSQAREKE; this is encoded by the coding sequence ATGGGGGCTTGCGATCACATGGATTTACTTCTCGTTCGTCATGGGGTAACCGCATGGAATCAAGAGAAAAGATATTTAGGGCATACGGATTTATCAATATTGGAAAGTGAAATAGTTCATTTAGCGGTTTTAAAAAAAGAATTTGTAAACGAAACCTTTGACCATATCTACACAAGTGATCTCGTCCGTTGTCAGGAAACGTTAGCTTATTTAGACCTTTCTTCATCTGTAACAGTAGATCGCAGGTTACGAGAAATGAATTTCGGAGACTGGGAAGGAAAAACATATGATGATTTAAAAGAAAACCGAGATTATCGGGATTGGATAGACAATTGGCAGAACCATTCCACGCCAAACGGAGAGTCTGGCAAGGCATTCAAAACGAGAATTGATTCCTTCACTCAGGATTTATTCCTCGGTCTAAAAGCGAATCATCGTCTAATGTCCGAAAAAATCCTTATCATGACTCATGGAGGTGTTATCCGCTATTTGATTTCAAGGCTCAGTAGAGACCATCATTTTTGGGACGTATCGATTAAACATAGTCACGCTGTTCGATTGTCGTTAAGCTGGCAGGAAGGGGAATGGGTATGCAACTCATTGTTGGAGGTGCCTTCGCAGGCAAGAGAAAAAGAGTAA
- the cobS gene encoding adenosylcobinamide-GDP ribazoletransferase translates to MKQCFYGFLLAIQFLTRLPVPVQCPWNKETSKWAIRCYPIVGVIIGIVMIFVIWLLQPFVPSVMLALIIMTLWVWITGGLHLDGWIDVADAVGSNAPLEKKWEIMKDPRVGSFGILALLFLLAWKTMFIYMLFDINDQLIYAFFVILAMSRLGAVFLMFFLPDAKKQGLAWEWKKNLNGMDVVYASLPTVALLFVFPEYLFLIPAYFLALFLYALWIKRAFKGINGDLLGTAIEGGELWGLAITWIYFSFVMG, encoded by the coding sequence ATGAAGCAGTGCTTTTATGGTTTTTTGTTAGCGATTCAATTTTTAACACGTTTACCAGTTCCGGTTCAGTGTCCGTGGAATAAAGAAACGTCTAAATGGGCGATACGATGTTATCCTATAGTTGGAGTGATTATCGGTATCGTTATGATTTTTGTTATTTGGCTTTTACAGCCTTTCGTACCGTCGGTCATGCTGGCTTTAATTATCATGACGTTATGGGTTTGGATCACTGGAGGATTGCATCTCGATGGCTGGATCGATGTAGCTGATGCAGTAGGTTCGAACGCCCCGTTAGAAAAAAAGTGGGAGATTATGAAAGATCCGCGTGTTGGGAGTTTTGGAATTCTTGCTCTTTTATTTTTATTAGCCTGGAAGACGATGTTCATATATATGCTCTTCGATATAAATGATCAGCTGATTTATGCATTCTTTGTTATTTTGGCTATGTCTCGTCTCGGAGCTGTATTTTTAATGTTCTTCCTCCCTGATGCAAAAAAACAAGGATTAGCTTGGGAATGGAAGAAGAATTTAAATGGAATGGATGTCGTTTATGCAAGTCTACCAACCGTTGCTTTATTGTTCGTCTTTCCTGAATATCTTTTTTTAATTCCTGCGTATTTCCTTGCCCTTTTCTTGTATGCACTATGGATAAAGCGTGCGTTTAAGGGGATTAATGGAGATTTACTAGGAACAGCAATAGAAGGAGGCGAATTATGGGGGCTTGCGATCACATGGATTTACTTCTCGTTCGTCATGGGGTAA
- a CDS encoding bifunctional adenosylcobinamide kinase/adenosylcobinamide-phosphate guanylyltransferase, whose protein sequence is MITFISGGARSGKSRLAEELAVSKLLVDKEPFYIATAKITDDEMKKRIQIHQQGRNEHWKTFEEPYFILSTLLKARSGDVVLLDCLTVWLSNMIFDLQEPIDRLVNKVSEWMKVAKEKQLQLIIVSNDVNEGLPHADPLVYQYVLLLESLHQFIVREADQAIQVVAGCPVYWKGEK, encoded by the coding sequence ATGATTACATTTATTTCAGGTGGTGCACGCTCAGGGAAGAGTCGACTTGCTGAAGAGCTAGCGGTTTCTAAATTATTGGTCGATAAGGAACCATTTTACATAGCGACGGCAAAAATAACGGACGATGAGATGAAAAAGCGGATCCAAATCCATCAGCAAGGTCGTAATGAGCATTGGAAAACATTCGAAGAGCCCTATTTTATTTTATCGACTCTATTAAAAGCGAGAAGTGGGGATGTCGTTTTGCTAGATTGCTTAACGGTCTGGCTTAGCAATATGATTTTTGATTTACAAGAACCGATTGATCGTTTGGTAAATAAGGTTAGTGAATGGATGAAGGTAGCTAAAGAAAAACAGCTGCAGCTAATCATTGTTTCTAATGATGTAAATGAAGGTCTCCCACATGCTGATCCGCTTGTTTATCAGTATGTATTATTACTTGAGAGCCTTCATCAGTTTATCGTTCGTGAAGCTGATCAAGCGATCCAGGTGGTAGCTGGCTGTCCTGTTTATTGGAAAGGGGAAAAATAA
- the cobD gene encoding threonine-phosphate decarboxylase CobD — protein sequence MKWPNHGGQKETMRQLFNMDKEVPILDFSANLNPLGPPSWLKEELTAHYDTITQYPDPTYSRSNAYIADHEKVDESELLLTNGGAEAIFLVAKYFEGGKALIVHPTFSEYERACTHYHIETEDIFFEDKQQFQLPLQIIEEKLLKTDVLFLCRPNNPTGTVVDEKNMQVLLTEALKAGTFIVVDEAFADFLQPSHSTLTPWLDSYPNLILLRSLTKMYTIPGLRLGYIIGSKSVIKALKGEQMPWSINSLADAIVPRLLDDHQFVENTRRWLDGQSQFVKSTLTAMGFYISPSEVNFYLLQDNQHPKQTAKLFQYLFHHGMLTRHTHNFKGLDGDFLRVAIRSAEENEQILQVLKKWRRDS from the coding sequence ATGAAATGGCCAAATCACGGTGGACAGAAGGAAACGATGAGACAGCTTTTTAATATGGATAAAGAGGTACCTATCCTGGATTTTAGTGCGAACTTAAACCCTTTAGGTCCACCATCCTGGTTAAAAGAAGAATTAACTGCGCACTATGATACGATTACACAATACCCTGACCCCACGTATTCTCGAAGTAACGCTTACATTGCCGATCATGAGAAGGTAGATGAAAGTGAGCTACTTTTAACAAATGGCGGGGCGGAAGCGATTTTTTTAGTTGCTAAATATTTTGAAGGTGGAAAAGCTTTAATTGTACACCCTACCTTTTCAGAGTATGAACGGGCGTGCACTCACTATCATATTGAGACTGAAGACATTTTTTTTGAAGATAAACAGCAGTTTCAACTACCATTACAAATCATAGAAGAAAAGCTTTTAAAAACTGACGTACTGTTTCTTTGCCGTCCAAACAATCCGACTGGAACGGTTGTTGATGAAAAAAATATGCAGGTGCTATTAACAGAAGCGTTAAAGGCGGGAACCTTCATTGTTGTAGATGAAGCTTTTGCAGATTTTCTTCAACCGTCACATTCTACTCTTACACCCTGGCTGGACTCTTATCCAAACTTAATTTTACTGCGGTCATTAACGAAAATGTATACGATCCCGGGGCTAAGATTGGGCTATATTATCGGGAGTAAAAGCGTTATAAAAGCTTTAAAAGGTGAACAAATGCCTTGGAGTATTAATTCATTGGCAGACGCGATTGTACCTAGATTGCTCGACGATCATCAGTTTGTTGAAAATACAAGAAGGTGGCTCGACGGCCAATCTCAGTTTGTAAAAAGCACGTTAACTGCTATGGGTTTCTATATATCTCCGTCTGAAGTGAATTTTTACCTTTTACAGGATAATCAACACCCGAAACAAACAGCCAAGCTCTTCCAGTATTTATTTCACCATGGAATGTTAACGAGGCATACTCACAATTTCAAAGGGTTAGACGGTGATTTTTTACGTGTTGCTATTCGATCTGCAGAAGAAAATGAACAAATCCTTCAAGTGTTAAAGAAATGGAGAAGGGATTCATGA
- the cbiB gene encoding adenosylcobinamide-phosphate synthase CbiB — translation MIEYVYTWSGAGSLAVIIIVAAIVVDLIIGDPRWLPHPVVQIGRFISFIEKRLNNRGNRKAKGVALTAIVIVSVFFMTYTVVFLAYQLHPIVGIWIEVYFISTTIAIKGLRSAALHVYIPLVDGDLQQARVNLSMIVGRDTKALAESEVVRGTVETVAENTVDGITAPLFWAIIGGAPLAMVYRAINTLDSMVGYKNERFSQFGWASARLDDVVNWLPARVTAVSIWVSSFFFRGGHSSAWKVTWRDARKHPSPNSGWPEAMVAGLIGVQLGGVNFYHGVKSERATMGDPLRKLVSQDIKKAILYMHGGWLFFLLTGVVILLFII, via the coding sequence ATGATCGAATATGTTTACACATGGAGTGGGGCCGGATCTTTAGCTGTTATCATCATCGTAGCTGCTATTGTCGTTGATTTAATTATCGGTGATCCAAGGTGGCTCCCGCATCCTGTTGTCCAGATCGGACGCTTCATTTCATTTATTGAAAAAAGGTTGAACAACAGGGGAAATCGAAAAGCAAAAGGGGTTGCTCTTACTGCAATAGTGATCGTTAGTGTATTTTTTATGACGTATACGGTTGTTTTTCTTGCTTATCAGCTCCATCCAATAGTTGGGATTTGGATTGAGGTATATTTTATCTCGACAACGATTGCCATTAAAGGGCTTCGTTCTGCTGCCTTACACGTCTACATCCCATTGGTCGATGGAGATTTACAACAGGCAAGGGTGAATCTAAGTATGATTGTCGGTCGAGATACAAAGGCGTTAGCCGAAAGTGAAGTTGTTAGAGGAACAGTGGAAACAGTCGCTGAAAATACTGTCGATGGCATAACTGCTCCTTTATTTTGGGCGATTATAGGTGGTGCTCCGCTCGCTATGGTATATCGTGCGATCAATACATTGGATTCAATGGTCGGTTATAAAAATGAAAGGTTTAGTCAGTTTGGGTGGGCTTCTGCTAGATTAGACGATGTCGTTAATTGGCTGCCTGCTAGAGTAACTGCAGTGTCAATTTGGGTGTCTTCCTTCTTTTTTCGAGGCGGGCATTCTTCTGCATGGAAAGTAACCTGGAGAGACGCTAGAAAGCACCCTAGTCCAAATAGCGGCTGGCCAGAAGCAATGGTCGCTGGGTTAATCGGAGTGCAGCTAGGAGGAGTGAACTTCTATCACGGTGTAAAATCTGAGCGAGCGACCATGGGAGACCCGTTAAGAAAGCTTGTCTCGCAAGATATAAAGAAGGCGATTCTTTATATGCACGGGGGCTGGCTTTTCTTTCTATTGACAGGGGTCGTAATCCTGCTATTCATTATATAA
- a CDS encoding adenosylcobinamide amidohydrolase — MIKVENLVGGYTTTPVIKGLDLDIKKGEFFALLGPNGSGKTTLFKLVTGRIPVQGGEIKVAGKVMSTLSKLEKAKKIAVLSQEVQVSFDYTVEEIIRLGRYPHQKGILKRLSKEDRNIIENVMEITKVTQFRNTQFRMISGGEKQRVLLAKALVQEPEVLLLDEPTNHLDIKHTFQMLDLLKEWQQTKDLTIFAILHDLNVASLYADRVALLHDGSFIEVGDINTLRKEDQLEKVYEVEVKMQSHPTVPKPQLLMTPNYKAASEPVEFRSAYNIEQNNEYIHVQFDAPLRTISNGVIGEGIHWLKHFCNFHVEKNYDCSEPKKDLQKWMKNQHIPPEQAVGMMTAVTLEDMVCLTKQMNGIQMMVIVTAGVGNAVDISNDQLPEEVRKIGTINTMVFIDAHFTDGALVNGLMSATEAKTKALQDLNVTDPNTNTVATGTSTDSLLLAATQQGERTPYAGSGTAVGKAIGKMVYDATTEAVRTYFKRVKKP, encoded by the coding sequence ATGATTAAAGTTGAAAATTTAGTAGGTGGATATACGACAACTCCTGTCATTAAAGGGCTGGATTTAGATATAAAAAAAGGTGAATTCTTTGCTTTACTTGGCCCTAATGGTAGCGGAAAAACGACCCTATTTAAACTGGTTACCGGGCGGATTCCTGTGCAAGGAGGAGAAATTAAGGTTGCAGGAAAAGTGATGTCTACGTTATCGAAGCTTGAAAAAGCAAAAAAAATAGCTGTCCTTTCCCAAGAAGTCCAAGTTTCGTTTGACTATACGGTCGAAGAAATTATTAGACTAGGCCGCTATCCCCATCAAAAAGGGATATTGAAGCGACTTTCAAAGGAAGACCGGAACATCATTGAAAATGTGATGGAAATTACCAAAGTAACACAGTTTCGAAACACTCAATTCCGAATGATTAGCGGCGGTGAAAAACAACGAGTTTTATTGGCGAAAGCTTTAGTTCAAGAGCCTGAAGTTTTACTATTAGATGAACCTACGAATCACTTGGATATCAAGCATACGTTTCAAATGCTCGATTTGTTAAAAGAATGGCAGCAAACGAAAGATTTAACGATTTTTGCGATCTTGCATGATTTAAATGTAGCGTCATTATATGCTGATCGAGTTGCTTTGCTTCATGACGGATCATTTATTGAAGTGGGGGATATTAACACGTTAAGAAAAGAGGATCAACTAGAGAAGGTTTATGAAGTCGAGGTGAAAATGCAGTCTCACCCCACTGTTCCAAAGCCGCAGCTGCTTATGACACCTAACTACAAGGCAGCTAGTGAACCTGTAGAATTTCGATCTGCTTATAACATCGAACAAAACAACGAGTACATTCACGTTCAATTCGATGCTCCGTTACGTACGATTTCCAATGGTGTTATCGGAGAGGGTATTCATTGGTTAAAGCACTTTTGTAATTTTCACGTTGAAAAAAATTACGACTGCTCGGAGCCGAAAAAAGATCTGCAAAAGTGGATGAAAAACCAACATATTCCCCCTGAACAGGCAGTCGGAATGATGACAGCTGTCACATTAGAGGATATGGTTTGTTTAACCAAACAAATGAATGGAATTCAAATGATGGTGATCGTAACAGCAGGAGTAGGCAATGCTGTCGATATTTCGAACGATCAACTACCAGAAGAAGTTAGGAAGATCGGAACGATTAATACGATGGTGTTTATCGACGCTCACTTTACAGACGGTGCGCTCGTAAATGGACTGATGTCTGCAACTGAAGCAAAAACGAAAGCGTTACAGGACCTTAACGTTACAGACCCAAACACGAATACGGTAGCTACAGGTACATCAACAGATAGCTTGCTTCTTGCTGCTACACAGCAAGGTGAAAGAACACCTTATGCAGGTTCAGGAACGGCTGTTGGCAAAGCGATTGGAAAAATGGTCTATGATGCTACGACTGAAGCCGTCAGAACGTATTTTAAGAGAGTGAAAAAGCCATGA
- a CDS encoding FecCD family ABC transporter permease, producing MPNLSIRTFLSNKVLWLYIISGGFVLCTALLGLLISSVIIPVPTILHIIMDNGFNIGWLESIPQNEEMIIWNIRLPRVLLALCVGASLALAGAAFQGLLRNPLADPYTIGVSSGAALGAVIVLFFQITIIGLGSYTLPIVAILSGFASLLIVFGLVRLSSRSLAIETIILAGIIVSAFIGSIISLIIALGDRDSMTQIIYWLYGSVGMRGWSHVQLIIPFMLAGSFILLIHYRELNALALGEDAADHIGVDVKRGKIFILIGASLLTGAAVAVSGSIGFVGLVIPHLVRLVTGPDHRHVLPLSMLTGGAFLILADLVSRTIIAPKELPIGVITALIGAPVFAVLLIRERLGRGERA from the coding sequence TTGCCAAACTTATCTATCCGGACATTTTTGAGTAATAAAGTCCTTTGGTTATATATCATTAGCGGAGGGTTTGTACTTTGTACAGCCCTCCTTGGTTTGTTAATTAGCAGTGTGATCATCCCTGTTCCGACGATTTTACATATCATCATGGATAATGGCTTTAACATTGGTTGGCTAGAAAGCATTCCCCAAAATGAAGAAATGATTATTTGGAACATTCGCCTACCGAGAGTTTTACTTGCCCTTTGTGTAGGGGCATCTTTAGCTTTAGCGGGGGCTGCGTTTCAAGGGCTTTTACGTAACCCGCTTGCAGATCCATATACGATAGGCGTTTCGTCCGGGGCTGCTTTAGGTGCTGTTATCGTTTTGTTTTTTCAAATTACGATTATCGGACTTGGAAGCTATACGCTTCCTATCGTTGCAATCTTAAGTGGATTTGCCTCTCTCCTTATTGTGTTTGGTCTAGTGAGGTTAAGTAGCAGAAGTCTAGCCATAGAAACGATCATTTTGGCCGGCATTATCGTCAGTGCTTTTATCGGATCGATTATTTCGTTAATTATTGCTTTAGGTGATCGTGATTCGATGACACAAATTATCTATTGGTTGTATGGAAGTGTCGGGATGAGAGGGTGGAGCCATGTTCAGCTTATCATCCCTTTTATGCTAGCGGGATCCTTCATTCTTCTTATTCATTACCGCGAATTAAATGCACTCGCTCTTGGGGAAGACGCGGCGGATCATATCGGTGTTGATGTAAAAAGGGGGAAAATCTTCATTTTAATCGGTGCCTCCTTGTTAACTGGGGCAGCCGTTGCTGTCTCTGGGTCCATCGGGTTTGTCGGTCTTGTCATTCCTCACCTTGTCCGCCTTGTTACAGGACCGGATCACCGTCATGTTCTGCCATTATCGATGCTTACAGGGGGAGCATTTTTAATTTTAGCCGATTTAGTATCGAGAACGATTATTGCTCCAAAAGAACTGCCAATTGGTGTCATTACAGCTTTAATAGGAGCACCGGTTTTTGCTGTTTTACTAATAAGAGAGCGATTAGGCAGGGGGGAGAGAGCATGA
- a CDS encoding ABC transporter substrate-binding protein, which translates to MNRILKKWGLTSLLAVFMLAFIVGCSTEEEATGDQDGASQEEESNGEEITEESQFPVTVTDDAGNEITIDEEPETVVSIQASYTEISYALGLGDKMIGVSDFCNYPEEAMEVETVGGQDMNAELILSLLPDVALVTDYHHQNHPEILAQFEEAGIDVIVIGSATSFADTYEKIDLIGEVTGATAEASELITDMQNRHEEIIEKADAVTDKKKVWVEVSPAPDIFTTGQNTFMHEMLESIQATNAAGDQEGWVALTEEEIVQLNPEVIITTYHSDDLQEEISSRDGWAEVPAVKNEQIFDVDNDTVVRPGPRLIEGVETLAKLIYPDIFE; encoded by the coding sequence ATGAATCGAATTTTGAAAAAGTGGGGGCTTACAAGTTTACTAGCTGTATTCATGCTAGCTTTCATTGTAGGATGTAGTACCGAGGAGGAAGCAACAGGCGACCAAGACGGTGCATCTCAAGAAGAGGAATCAAACGGAGAAGAAATAACGGAGGAGTCACAATTTCCGGTAACAGTGACGGATGATGCAGGAAATGAAATTACGATTGATGAAGAGCCGGAAACGGTTGTGTCTATACAAGCGAGTTACACAGAAATATCCTATGCTCTCGGTTTAGGGGATAAAATGATCGGTGTATCAGATTTCTGTAACTATCCTGAAGAGGCGATGGAAGTTGAAACTGTCGGTGGTCAAGATATGAACGCTGAGCTTATTTTATCTCTTTTACCAGATGTTGCGTTAGTGACCGATTATCATCATCAGAATCACCCTGAAATTCTCGCTCAATTTGAAGAGGCGGGGATTGACGTGATTGTCATTGGAAGTGCAACCTCCTTTGCGGATACGTATGAGAAAATAGACTTGATTGGTGAGGTTACTGGCGCCACTGCGGAAGCTTCTGAGTTGATTACTGACATGCAGAATCGTCATGAGGAGATTATCGAAAAAGCAGATGCAGTAACTGACAAAAAGAAAGTCTGGGTCGAAGTCTCCCCTGCTCCAGATATTTTCACGACAGGACAAAATACTTTTATGCATGAGATGCTTGAGTCAATTCAAGCAACGAATGCCGCGGGTGATCAAGAAGGCTGGGTAGCGTTAACTGAAGAAGAAATTGTCCAATTAAATCCTGAAGTGATCATTACGACTTATCATTCAGACGATCTGCAAGAAGAAATTTCGTCACGTGATGGCTGGGCTGAGGTTCCTGCTGTTAAGAATGAACAAATTTTTGATGTCGATAATGATACCGTTGTCCGACCTGGTCCTCGTTTAATTGAAGGGGTTGAAACGCTTGCCAAACTTATCTATCCGGACATTTTTGAGTAA